The region GTCGTCCTCCGTGCGCCCTTTCCCCTCCAACGCGGCGGCGTACTGAAAATAGTGACGTGCCTCGCCCAACAAGTCGAGCGCGATGTTGGTCAGGGCGATGTCCTGCTCCAGCGCGGGTCCGTGCCCACACCATTCCGACAACCGATGCGCCAGCATCAGGCTGGTGTCGGCCAGTTGCAGCACATAGGGCAGCAACCGTGTCTGGGTGGGTGGTATGTCAATCGTCGTAGGCATCACATGTGTTTGATGGAGTCGGGCACCGCGTAAAACGTGGGGTGCCGGTATATTTTGTCGTTTGCCGGATCGAAAAACGCCGCGGCGTCGTCGGGATTTGAGGCGTGGATGTGCTCCGACGCCACGACCCAGATACTGATGCCCTCCATCCGCCGGGTGTACACGTCGCGGGCGTTCTGGAGCGCCATGGCCGCATCGGCGGCGTGCAGGCTTCCTACGTGTTTGTGATCGAGGCCCTGTTTGCTGCGGATAAATACTTCCCACAGGGGCCAGTCGGCTGGTGTACTCATACCATTTGCTCGGTTGGTGTCTGACGTGCTTTACGTTTGGCGGCATGGGCCAGGGCGGCTTCCCGTACCCAGGCGCCCGCTTCGTGGGCCTGGACGCGCGCATCCAGGCGCTCCCGG is a window of Catalinimonas alkaloidigena DNA encoding:
- the paaB gene encoding 1,2-phenylacetyl-CoA epoxidase subunit PaaB, whose protein sequence is MSTPADWPLWEVFIRSKQGLDHKHVGSLHAADAAMALQNARDVYTRRMEGISIWVVASEHIHASNPDDAAAFFDPANDKIYRHPTFYAVPDSIKHM